The proteins below come from a single Methanococcoides sp. AM1 genomic window:
- a CDS encoding S-layer protein domain-containing protein: MSYSRINRIRFFVSFLIILSLLILPVLGAQVKAEVLMDGDSIFIETGSFWEFSQGYVFVIKDVNADGGVWVELSLDGVSLKDEVLYEGDIFVYSRDSTELFNMTVDTIYYGPGGDLVTFEPVFQYRDRSLPAPIPEDPDISLNDSNTSSEPGINPDNGIPGFGLVASICCMAVVFICSRFFESK; encoded by the coding sequence ATGAGTTACAGTAGAATTAACCGGATACGTTTCTTTGTATCCTTCCTTATTATTTTGTCACTTCTTATACTGCCAGTGCTCGGAGCTCAGGTAAAGGCTGAAGTGCTAATGGATGGTGACAGTATTTTCATTGAGACCGGAAGTTTCTGGGAGTTCAGCCAGGGTTATGTCTTTGTTATCAAAGATGTGAATGCAGATGGGGGTGTATGGGTAGAACTTTCGCTTGATGGTGTTAGTCTGAAGGACGAAGTTCTTTATGAAGGAGACATTTTTGTTTATTCCCGTGATTCAACAGAATTATTCAATATGACAGTTGATACTATCTATTATGGTCCGGGTGGTGATCTGGTGACCTTTGAACCCGTTTTCCAATATCGTGATCGATCACTTCCAGCTCCCATCCCGGAAGATCCTGACATATCTCTAAATGATTCCAATACATCTTCGGAACCGGGTATAAATCCTGATAATGGCATCCCGGGTTTTGGTCTTGTGGCATCGATATGTTGCATGGCCGTTGTTTTTATTTGCAGTCGCTTTTTTGAATCGAAGTGA
- a CDS encoding biotin--[acetyl-CoA-carboxylase] ligase: protein MVDRKMDILIALKEAGKEPISGEELGERLGISRTMVWKYIKGLEEDGYVIGSSPGSGYNLVSVPDKLYPSEISIGLDTDIIGKELHYFETVDSTNDMAKKMGFKAEEGTVVIAEMQESGRGRKGDRWVSPKGGIWLSVILKPGILPAHAPRLTLMAGVAVAKTIRQFGVDASIKWPNDVVIGNKKVCGILTEMDAEVDHIGFVVIGIGINANVSVEELPEELRDSSTSLSSIKGESINRASFVQALLRSLETEYLRFKVEGFSKILEDWISLSDTIGSQVEVITPQKIIAGKATGITAEGALIVETAEGVKEVMAGRCIYK, encoded by the coding sequence TTGGTCGACAGGAAAATGGATATTCTTATAGCTCTGAAAGAAGCGGGCAAAGAACCTATTTCCGGGGAAGAATTGGGTGAAAGGTTGGGTATTTCCCGGACAATGGTATGGAAATATATTAAGGGCCTTGAAGAAGATGGTTATGTTATTGGATCCTCTCCTGGTTCGGGGTATAATCTTGTTTCCGTTCCTGATAAGCTCTATCCTTCTGAGATCAGCATTGGGCTTGACACAGACATCATCGGGAAAGAACTTCACTATTTCGAAACAGTGGATTCTACCAATGATATGGCAAAGAAAATGGGCTTTAAGGCTGAAGAGGGTACGGTCGTAATTGCTGAGATGCAGGAAAGCGGACGTGGTCGCAAAGGGGACCGTTGGGTATCCCCTAAAGGTGGCATCTGGCTTTCGGTCATTCTCAAACCAGGTATTTTGCCTGCTCATGCACCAAGACTAACCCTCATGGCAGGAGTTGCTGTTGCCAAAACCATAAGACAGTTTGGTGTAGATGCATCTATCAAATGGCCAAACGATGTTGTCATTGGTAATAAGAAGGTTTGTGGTATCCTTACTGAAATGGATGCAGAAGTGGATCACATTGGTTTTGTTGTGATCGGTATTGGCATCAATGCTAATGTATCTGTCGAGGAGCTCCCGGAAGAGTTAAGGGATAGTTCCACCAGCCTTAGTTCCATCAAGGGTGAATCTATAAACAGGGCTTCATTCGTACAGGCTTTACTCAGATCTCTCGAGACGGAATATCTGCGTTTTAAAGTTGAGGGTTTCTCGAAGATCCTGGAAGATTGGATCTCTTTATCTGATACAATTGGAAGTCAGGTTGAAGTTATAACTCCTCAGAAGATAATTGCAGGTAAAGCAACTGGAATTACTGCCGAAGGTGCTCTAATTGTAGAGACTGCTGAAGGTGTGAAAGAGGTCATGGCAGGTCGATGCATCTATAAATGA